One Natator depressus isolate rNatDep1 chromosome 3, rNatDep2.hap1, whole genome shotgun sequence DNA segment encodes these proteins:
- the PTCRA gene encoding pre T-cell antigen receptor alpha isoform X1, whose translation MVVNGERKTLVVCVVNDLSQDMADAIWFSNQNGSALDSFTYGVSREEDGTFSTVSHLSVHTAELESWESLACHVRQNRTAQVWSARSLLISEDHVEEPCLDEDRSALPVSSQILLLLAIRVLLLKFLLFDILITCSFLFKGGRRALPLNSANSSSAQAWFSNGESASPISMESRPRQRLSWMELVTGASHPRGSRDRASHTISFHLPPI comes from the exons ATGGTCGTGAACGGCGAGAGGAAGACCCTAGTGGTTTGTGTGGTGAACGACCTCTCCCAGGACATGGCAGATGCTATCTGGTTTTCGAATCAGAATGGGAGTGCTCTGGACTCCTTCACCTACGGAGTTTCCAGGGAGGAAGACGGCACATTCAGCACAGTCTCTCACCTCTCCGTCCACACCGCAGAACTGGAGTCCTGGGAATCCCTCGCCTGCCACGTGAGACAGAACAGAACTGCCCAGGTGTGGAGTGCCAGGTCCCTGCTGATCTCTG AAGACCATGTGGAAGAACCCTGTCTGGATGAAGACCGAAGTG CTCTGCCCGTCAGTTCACAAATCCTGCTTCTCTTGGCCATCAGAGTGTTGTTGCTGAAGTTCCTCCTGTTTGACATACTGATCacctgcagcttcctcttcaaAGG GGGACGCCGAGCCCTACCGCTGAATTCTGCAAATAGTTCATCTGCTCAGGCTTGGTTCAGCAACGGAGAATCAGCCTCACCCATCAGCATGGAGAGCAGACCGAGGCAGAGACTGAGTTGGATGGAGTTAGTGACTGGAGCCAGCCATCCCAGGGGTAGCAGAGACAGAGCTTCCCACACCATTTCCTTCCACCTTCCACCCATCTGA
- the PTCRA gene encoding pre T-cell antigen receptor alpha isoform X2 codes for MLQLLTMGLPLWLLGQLLAPTVLQLLSCSTAAPFPTLAPPLTMVVNGERKTLVVCVVNDLSQDMADAIWFSNQNGSALDSFTYGVSREEDGTFSTVSHLSVHTAELESWESLACHVRQNRTAQVWSARSLLISEDHVEEPCLDEDRSALPVSSQILLLLAIRVLLLKFLLFDILITCSFLFKGGRRALPLNSANSSSAQAWFSNGESASPISMESRPRQRLSWMELVTGASHPRGSRDRASHTISFHLPPI; via the exons ATGCTGCAGCTTCTCACCATGGGCCTGCCCTTGTGGCTGCTTGgacagctcctggcccccacagTACTTCAGCTTCTGAGCT gcagcaccgCAGCCCCTTTCCCTACCTTGGCGCCCCCACTTACCATGGTCGTGAACGGCGAGAGGAAGACCCTAGTGGTTTGTGTGGTGAACGACCTCTCCCAGGACATGGCAGATGCTATCTGGTTTTCGAATCAGAATGGGAGTGCTCTGGACTCCTTCACCTACGGAGTTTCCAGGGAGGAAGACGGCACATTCAGCACAGTCTCTCACCTCTCCGTCCACACCGCAGAACTGGAGTCCTGGGAATCCCTCGCCTGCCACGTGAGACAGAACAGAACTGCCCAGGTGTGGAGTGCCAGGTCCCTGCTGATCTCTG AAGACCATGTGGAAGAACCCTGTCTGGATGAAGACCGAAGTG CTCTGCCCGTCAGTTCACAAATCCTGCTTCTCTTGGCCATCAGAGTGTTGTTGCTGAAGTTCCTCCTGTTTGACATACTGATCacctgcagcttcctcttcaaAGG GGGACGCCGAGCCCTACCGCTGAATTCTGCAAATAGTTCATCTGCTCAGGCTTGGTTCAGCAACGGAGAATCAGCCTCACCCATCAGCATGGAGAGCAGACCGAGGCAGAGACTGAGTTGGATGGAGTTAGTGACTGGAGCCAGCCATCCCAGGGGTAGCAGAGACAGAGCTTCCCACACCATTTCCTTCCACCTTCCACCCATCTGA